A genomic segment from Drosophila miranda strain MSH22 chromosome 3, D.miranda_PacBio2.1, whole genome shotgun sequence encodes:
- the LOC108159169 gene encoding probable ascorbate-specific transmembrane electron transporter 1 isoform X2 produces MKTIDKPFFDGLNRMLFNRTRTAKNERYEEDPDNAWNCCSWCEYLLIVILSTILLVGVLVLTLFWVMFYRDGFAWSESPKQQFNLHPILMIAGFVTLSGFSILIYRLCRCVKHIYVKLIHMFFHAIAIPCIALGFLSVFDSHEALQKVNFYSLHSWLGFVTMGMFVLQFVIGFFSFLVMLCCENKTYSCRSAMVPIHASLGLANFWLAIATSVTGLIEKERETVAETNVSAENKLIEHYITSAIGITLIFIGIIVTFAVRRSNAPASAKVYVTERI; encoded by the exons ATGAAAACCATTGACAAACCCTTTTTCGATGGGCTGAACAGAATGCTCTTCAATCGAACCCGTACTGCGAAGAATGA GCGCTATGAGGAGGATCCAGACAATGCCTGGAACTGCTGCTCCTGGTGCGAGTACTTGCTGATCGTGATCCTTTCCACCATTCTGCTGGTGGGAGTCCTGGTGCTGACCCTCTTCTGGGTGATGTTCTATCGCGATGGCTTCGCCTGGTCGGAGAGCCCCAAGCAGCAGTTCAATCTGCATCCCATCCTGATGATTGCCGGTTTcgtcactctctctggatttt CCATCTTGATCTATCGCCTGTGCCGGTGCGTGAAGCATATCTATGTGAAGCTGATCCACATGTTCTTTCACGCCATTGCCATTCCGTGCATCGCCCTGGGTTTCCTCTCCGTCTTCGACTCCCACGAGGCGTTGCAAAAGGTGAACTTCTACAGCCTGCACTCTTGGCTGGGTTTCGTGACTATGGGCATGTTTGTGCTGCAGTTTGTGATCGGATTCTTCAG CTTTCTGGTGATGCTCTGCTGTGAGAACAAGACCTACAGCTGCCGCTCCGCCATGGTGCCCATACACGCCAGTCTGGGTCTGGCCAACTTCTGGCTGGCCATTGCCACATCTGTGACGGGTCTCATTGAGAAGGAGCGCGAGACGGTGGCCGAGACGAACGTCAG CGCCGAAAATAAGCTCATTGAGCATTACATCACCAGTGCCATTGGCATCACTCTGATCTTCATCGGCATCATCGTCACCTTTGCGGTGCGACGGTCCAACGCTCCCGCCTCGGCCAAAGTCTACGTAACCGAACGCATTTAG
- the LOC108159169 gene encoding probable ascorbate-specific transmembrane electron transporter 1 isoform X3: MRDRHLAKMPRGGTTTARYEEDPDNAWNCCSWCEYLLIVILSTILLVGVLVLTLFWVMFYRDGFAWSESPKQQFNLHPILMIAGFVTLSGFSILIYRLCRCVKHIYVKLIHMFFHAIAIPCIALGFLSVFDSHEALQKVNFYSLHSWLGFVTMGMFVLQFVIGFFSFLVMLCCENKTYSCRSAMVPIHASLGLANFWLAIATSVTGLIEKERETVAETNVSAENKLIEHYITSAIGITLIFIGIIVTFAVRRSNAPASAKVYVTERI; the protein is encoded by the exons ATGCGTGATCGTCACTTGGCCAAAATGCCGCGTGGAGGAACAACAACAGC GCGCTATGAGGAGGATCCAGACAATGCCTGGAACTGCTGCTCCTGGTGCGAGTACTTGCTGATCGTGATCCTTTCCACCATTCTGCTGGTGGGAGTCCTGGTGCTGACCCTCTTCTGGGTGATGTTCTATCGCGATGGCTTCGCCTGGTCGGAGAGCCCCAAGCAGCAGTTCAATCTGCATCCCATCCTGATGATTGCCGGTTTcgtcactctctctggatttt CCATCTTGATCTATCGCCTGTGCCGGTGCGTGAAGCATATCTATGTGAAGCTGATCCACATGTTCTTTCACGCCATTGCCATTCCGTGCATCGCCCTGGGTTTCCTCTCCGTCTTCGACTCCCACGAGGCGTTGCAAAAGGTGAACTTCTACAGCCTGCACTCTTGGCTGGGTTTCGTGACTATGGGCATGTTTGTGCTGCAGTTTGTGATCGGATTCTTCAG CTTTCTGGTGATGCTCTGCTGTGAGAACAAGACCTACAGCTGCCGCTCCGCCATGGTGCCCATACACGCCAGTCTGGGTCTGGCCAACTTCTGGCTGGCCATTGCCACATCTGTGACGGGTCTCATTGAGAAGGAGCGCGAGACGGTGGCCGAGACGAACGTCAG CGCCGAAAATAAGCTCATTGAGCATTACATCACCAGTGCCATTGGCATCACTCTGATCTTCATCGGCATCATCGTCACCTTTGCGGTGCGACGGTCCAACGCTCCCGCCTCGGCCAAAGTCTACGTAACCGAACGCATTTAG
- the LOC108159169 gene encoding probable ascorbate-specific transmembrane electron transporter 1 isoform X1, with protein MDTNSVSPLPPLEAPLAVLDSEKTPPGTPNGIEMPPPPDEKRYEEDPDNAWNCCSWCEYLLIVILSTILLVGVLVLTLFWVMFYRDGFAWSESPKQQFNLHPILMIAGFVTLSGFSILIYRLCRCVKHIYVKLIHMFFHAIAIPCIALGFLSVFDSHEALQKVNFYSLHSWLGFVTMGMFVLQFVIGFFSFLVMLCCENKTYSCRSAMVPIHASLGLANFWLAIATSVTGLIEKERETVAETNVSAENKLIEHYITSAIGITLIFIGIIVTFAVRRSNAPASAKVYVTERI; from the exons ATGGACACGAATTCGGTGAGTCCCCTGCCACCGCTGGAGGCACCATTGGCCGTGTTGGACAGCGAGAAGACACCGCCGGGAACCCCGAACGGCATTGAGATGCCTCCACCGCCAGACGAGAA GCGCTATGAGGAGGATCCAGACAATGCCTGGAACTGCTGCTCCTGGTGCGAGTACTTGCTGATCGTGATCCTTTCCACCATTCTGCTGGTGGGAGTCCTGGTGCTGACCCTCTTCTGGGTGATGTTCTATCGCGATGGCTTCGCCTGGTCGGAGAGCCCCAAGCAGCAGTTCAATCTGCATCCCATCCTGATGATTGCCGGTTTcgtcactctctctggatttt CCATCTTGATCTATCGCCTGTGCCGGTGCGTGAAGCATATCTATGTGAAGCTGATCCACATGTTCTTTCACGCCATTGCCATTCCGTGCATCGCCCTGGGTTTCCTCTCCGTCTTCGACTCCCACGAGGCGTTGCAAAAGGTGAACTTCTACAGCCTGCACTCTTGGCTGGGTTTCGTGACTATGGGCATGTTTGTGCTGCAGTTTGTGATCGGATTCTTCAG CTTTCTGGTGATGCTCTGCTGTGAGAACAAGACCTACAGCTGCCGCTCCGCCATGGTGCCCATACACGCCAGTCTGGGTCTGGCCAACTTCTGGCTGGCCATTGCCACATCTGTGACGGGTCTCATTGAGAAGGAGCGCGAGACGGTGGCCGAGACGAACGTCAG CGCCGAAAATAAGCTCATTGAGCATTACATCACCAGTGCCATTGGCATCACTCTGATCTTCATCGGCATCATCGTCACCTTTGCGGTGCGACGGTCCAACGCTCCCGCCTCGGCCAAAGTCTACGTAACCGAACGCATTTAG